Proteins from a single region of Puniceicoccales bacterium:
- a CDS encoding NTP/NDP exchange transporter, which produces MVQEQTKEFSKLRRIFFPLHTYELKKALPMSLIFFCILFNYTCLRNIKDSLIVTGPGSDAEVIPFIKGFCVVPSAIIFMLLYAKASNILSNEKLFYFSLTPFIVFFGAFAYLIYPNLGTLHPSLDTITTWRAAAPKFLYWPIAIVGNWSYVLFFILAELWGGVLLSLSFWQFANQITKTSEAKRMYSFFGLMAQMAVLASGIVGEHFSNIKNKVGVGVDPWQISLNWLMGIVVVLGIVAMVTFRWIYTNVLTDKRFYDKPELPGNSGGKKKKSVPLSQSFKIIFTSPYIGLIAALVMCYGISINLVEALWKKQVGMKYTNPNDYNSFMSQYIFWTGIASMIIIVFAGNILRVCKWFTAAIITPLLFVIVGSLFFIFVLFKENLTTSLDSIGLTPLSASVFLGAAVVLIAKSTKYALFDPTKEMSYIPLDEEMKVKGKAVVEVVGGRMGKGGGAWINSGLLSVIPGATFFTIVPYTFSIFVVICISWLVVVKLLSNRIEAVSEDASQKNSPASAS; this is translated from the coding sequence ATGGTACAGGAACAAACCAAAGAATTCAGTAAATTAAGACGGATATTTTTTCCATTGCATACCTATGAATTGAAGAAAGCATTGCCGATGAGTTTGATCTTCTTCTGCATTCTATTCAATTATACATGCCTAAGGAATATTAAAGATAGCCTGATAGTAACCGGACCAGGGTCCGATGCAGAAGTCATTCCATTTATAAAAGGATTCTGCGTCGTGCCATCCGCCATAATATTCATGCTACTCTATGCCAAAGCGAGTAATATTTTGAGCAATGAAAAGCTATTTTATTTCTCACTGACGCCATTTATAGTTTTTTTCGGAGCATTCGCCTATTTGATATATCCAAATTTAGGCACACTTCATCCCTCCCTTGATACCATAACTACTTGGCGTGCTGCTGCTCCAAAATTTCTCTATTGGCCCATAGCCATCGTCGGTAATTGGTCCTATGTATTGTTTTTCATATTGGCGGAATTGTGGGGTGGCGTTCTGCTATCGCTCTCATTTTGGCAATTTGCAAATCAAATAACCAAGACATCCGAAGCGAAACGAATGTACTCTTTCTTTGGATTAATGGCCCAGATGGCCGTGTTGGCTTCGGGTATTGTCGGAGAACATTTCTCTAACATAAAAAATAAAGTAGGTGTAGGTGTGGATCCATGGCAAATTTCACTGAACTGGCTAATGGGTATCGTTGTGGTGCTGGGAATAGTAGCCATGGTCACATTTCGCTGGATATATACCAATGTACTTACCGATAAACGCTTCTATGATAAACCAGAATTGCCAGGTAATTCCGGAGGAAAGAAAAAGAAAAGCGTACCTCTATCCCAAAGCTTTAAAATAATATTTACTTCGCCCTACATTGGACTAATCGCGGCACTGGTGATGTGCTATGGCATTAGCATAAATCTAGTGGAAGCTCTTTGGAAAAAACAAGTGGGAATGAAATATACCAATCCTAATGATTATAATTCCTTCATGAGCCAATATATATTTTGGACTGGCATTGCATCGATGATTATTATAGTTTTTGCTGGTAATATATTAAGGGTCTGCAAGTGGTTTACTGCTGCCATAATAACTCCATTGCTATTTGTAATAGTAGGTTCATTGTTTTTCATTTTTGTATTGTTCAAAGAAAATCTAACGACTTCCCTTGATTCCATTGGCCTGACACCCTTGTCCGCATCGGTTTTTCTTGGGGCAGCAGTGGTTTTGATAGCAAAATCCACAAAATATGCTCTATTCGATCCAACCAAGGAAATGTCATATATTCCTTTGGATGAAGAAATGAAAGTCAAAGGTAAGGCAGTGGTAGAAGTGGTAGGCGGTAGAATGGGCAAAGGTGGCGGTGCTTGGATTAATTCCGGCCTGCTATCCGTAATTCCAGGAGCCACATTCTTTACCATAGTACCCTATACATTTTCCATATTCGTGGTCATATGTATCAGCTGGCTTGTGGTGGTTAAGCTGCTAAGCAATAGAATCGAAGCTGTGTCCGAAGATGCATCTCAAAAAAATTCACCAGCTTCGGCATCTTAA